The genomic segment GTCGAGATATTCTGGCGCAGCTCATGTTCAGCACTGGCCGGGAGTTCATGCTGGGAATGCTGTCGGCCCTGGTAAGTGTGGTTGTGGGCACGATTGTGGGGTGTGTGGCGGCTTACTACGGTGGGTTCACTGACACGTTCTTCATGCGGCTTGCCGACATATTGATGCTCTTCCCGCTTGTGCCGCTTTTCGTGGTTCTCGGGTCGATGGTCCGTTTCGGTATCATGCCGTTCGCACTTGTCCTTGGGATGGTGCAGGGGTTCGGCAGCATCACCATCATCCTGAAAGCCCAGGCCCTCCAGGTGGAAGTAAGGCCGTACATCGATGCGGCACGTGTGGCGGGGGGAAGTGGCTTCCACATCATCCGAGCCCACGTGATTCCCAATGTCTTGCCCCTTTCGTTCCTCTACATGATGTTCAACGTGACCTCCGCCATACCCTACGAGGCCACTCTCTCGTTCTTCGGGGTTCTGAACATCGACATGAGCTGGGGCATGATGATCCACACCGCTGAGGTCGCTGGGTACCTGTTTGACTTCGGTGCGCACTGGTGGCTGTGGCTGCCGTCGGGCGTCGCCATCACGGTGTTCTGCGCGGCCTTCTACATGGTCGGCCGGGGGCTCGACGAAGTCGTCAACCCGAGGCTCCGAAAGAGGTGACAGGCATGCAACCCCTTCTGAGCATTGAAGATTTCGCAATGCATTACCGGACGAGAGCCGGGTGGGTCCAGGCCGTGGACGGAGTAACCCTCACACTGGAGCGCGGGCAGTCTCTCGGCCTCGTGGGTGAGTCCGGGTGCGGCAAGACCTCCGTAGCGATGTCGATCATGAGGTTGTTGCCCTACAACGCAGAGGTCAAGCGTGGTCGCATCGTCTTCAACAACCGGGATGTGTACGCGATGCGCGAAGAAGAGGTGCGCCGTATGCGGTGGAAAGAGGTCTCCATGATATTTCAGGCCGCGATGAACGCGCTCAACCCCGTATACACCGTCGGAAACCAGATAGTCGAGGCGATAGTGACTCATGAACCTGAGACCACCGAGACTCAGGCGCGTGATCGGGTCGCAGAGCTTTTCGACTTGGTCGGTATTCCCCGTGACCGGATGGACCACTACGCCCACGAATACAGCGGGGGCATGAGGCAGAGGGCGGTAATAGCCATGGCTCTAGCCTGCAACCCAAGCCTGATCATCGCAGACGAGCCCACCACTGCTCTGGATGTAATTGTCCAAGACAAGATCCTCAGGGAAATGAAAGAGATCAGGCGCAGGATCAACATGAGTATGATCTACATCTCCCACGATGTGTCGGTAATTGCGGAGGTTAGCGATGTGGTGGGGGTGATGTACGCCGGCCGGCTTGCGGAGTGGGGCCCTGCGGATGACGTCTTCAAACAACCCCGCCACCCGTACACTTTCGGTTTGATGATGGCCTACCCCAGCATCCTCGGGGACAAACACGAGCTGGCGACGATCCCTGGCGAACCTCCCAATCTCGTGGCCCCACCCCCGGGGTGCAGGTTCAACCCCAGGTGTGACTGGGCGATCGACGAGTGCCGGGAGACCGATCCCCCTCTTCGGCAGGTCGAGACCGGCCATTTCATCGCATGTCACAACCCTGTGGAGGCCCCGGTCTCTGGAGGTGAGCGCAATGGCGGTTCCTGCAACTGAATCAGCAGCGGATGCCATCCTTCGGGTCGAGGACCTCAAGAAGTACTACAAAGTAGGCAGAGGCATGTTCCGCAAGCGGTTCCCGATGCTCCACTCAGTTGACGGGATCAGCTTCGACGTCCGCCGAGGCGAAGTCCTGGGGCTTGTGGGCGAGTCCGGGTGCGGCAAGACAACCGCTGGAAGGATGATCGTCCGGCTCACCGAGCCAACTGGAGGCCGAATACTTCTGGATGGGGCGGACGTCTCGGACTTGTCTCACGCCGAGTCAAGGCGGTTCCGCCAGAAGGTGCAGATGGTCTTCCAGGATCCATATGAGTCGCTGGACCCCAGGATGACCATTTTCGACATCGTCGCAGAGCCACTGAACGTGGCGTGCATCGGGAGTCTCGACGAGCGCGAGGAGCGGGTGGCACAGATGCTCAACCTCGTTGGCATCACGCCGCCGGCAACGTTCCTGTTTCGGTTCCCGCACGAGCTGTCAGGCGGGCAACGCCAGCGGGTCGCAATAGCCCGCGCCCTGGTAGTGAACCCGTCCTTCGTGGTCGCGGACGAACCCACATCCATGCTGGATGTTTCGATACGGACCGGGGTCATGAAGCTGATGGCCAAGCTCAGGGAGGACCTGGGTATAAGCTACCTGTACATCACCCACGACCTCGCTGTGGCGAGGTATCTGTGTCACCGGATCGCCGTGATGTATCTCGGCAAGATTGTGGAGATGGGCCCAGCCGAAAGGATCATCAAGCACCCGGTGCACCCTTACACCAAAGCCCTGATCTCTGCCGCGCCCGTGCCCGACCCGGCTGTCCGGCGGCCTGTTCCGAACATCAGAGGGGGAGTTGGGAGACCCATCGACCCATTTCCTAGGTGCAGGTTCTACGATCGGTGTCCCACGGCGGCTAAGGCGTGCGGAGAGAGTGACCACCCTAAACTCGAGGAACTGGAGCCTGGACACTACGTCGCGTGTCACATCACTCCCATCATCGGCGGTCGATGAGACCGCCATCATGAGAGCGTCTTTCTGCTCCTTTCGCGCTCCACAGACGCATGCAATTGACTTCCATGAAGGAATATGGGTGTCATGTGTCGAATTGGAAACATCGGCATGTTTGCAGGCCATAAATGGCACACTGCCTGACAGACCTGCCGGACGGGGGCGAGGTGATTGGCGGCATACACTGGGAGGACGCAGCCCGTCAGTCTGTAAAGGTAGGGAAGTGTGGAGGTCAACGATTTAGACAGAAGGAGGTATGCCTGATGCTCAAGAGAGCCCGCCTGGCCCTGGCGCTTATTCTGGTTGTGACGCTGGCTTTCGGGGCCAGTATCACCCAGGCCCAGAGCCCCAGCTATGATATGTGGGGCCCCAAGGTCGACGAGATCATCATGCCCATCATCAAAGATCAGGAGGCGCAGAGGATAGCATTCGAGCGGGGCGATAGTGTCGTCCTGCCCGGCCTGACCAGGCCCGTGGACATCGACTGGGTGAAGACGATGCCCAACGCAGACGTCACTATGACCCTCGGGTTCCACATGTTCTACCTGTGCTTCAACATGCGGACCAACCCACTTGACGCTGAAGTCGTCCGACAGGCAGTGGCCCACTGCGTTGATAGGGACAACATCATCCGTACGCTCTTCAAGGGCTACATGCTGCCGATGACCAGCTTCGTTCCGAGGGTTTCGCCTTTCTACAAGGACGACGTCCCGACCTTCCCATACAGCCACGCGAAGGCCGCGGAGATTCTCGACAAGGCTGGCTACAAGCTTGATCCTGTCACCAAAGTGCGCATCGATCCCACCACCGGCAAGCCTATGAGAGAAGTCAAGATCCTCACCCCGACCTATGAGGTTGCGGCGACCTCTGCGGAGATCGGCAAGATCATCGCCGAGTCCTGTCAGGCTGTGGGACTGCCCGTCAAGCCCGAGCCGATGGACTTCCCGGTCATGCTCGACAAGCTGGATCGGGCGGAGTTCGACATGTATGTTTTGGCGTGGTCGCTCTCCAAGCTCCCGACGTCTCTCTACAACTTCTTCCATTCATCAAACGATGTCGAGGCGGGGTATAACAGGCCTGGCATCCGCATGCCGGCGCTGGACCAGGCGCTTGAGCAGCTTATGTATGCACCGGACCTGGCGACTGCGAGGGCCGGGTCCGACAAGGCCCAAATGATTCTGGCAAAGGCCATGCCGTATGTGCCCCTTTACTCCAGGCCCTACATCGACGCATTCCGCAAAGATATCGTAGCCGGGTATGTTCCGATGAAAGGCTTCGGAGCTGCTCAGGCCCGCAATCTCTGGACCTCTCTGAACATCCGGCGCACTGCGGGACCTGGTGGCACCATCCGGTGGCTGCTTCCAGAGGAACCTAAGAACTTCAACCTGTGCACCGCGAGCAGCGCATACGCATGGGAGGTCCTCTACAGAGTCTGGGGCAGCTTGGTCGAGAGCGATCCCGAGACCCTCGAGGACATCCCGTGGATGGCCAAGAAGTGGGATGTCGGTGTCTGGGAGCCTGAGCCCGGCAAAAAGGGGACTGTGATCACCTGGTACCTGCACGACGGGATCAAGTGGCAGGACGGCATGCCGTTCACCTCTGAGGACATCAAGTTCACAATCGAGTTCCTCAAGAGCAACAAGGTCCCGCGGTATCTCACCTATACCCAGGACATCGTGAAGGTGGAGACCCCAGACAAGCTCACCGCGAAAGTGTACTTCTCTAACGTGAGCTACTGGCATTTCTACGATGCAGACCTCTCCTTCCTGCCCAAGCACATCTGGAAGGACGTCAAGGACTACAAGACCTTCGAGCCCTGGAACGAGCCTCACCCGACAGTTCCCGGCCTTACCAAGGTCATAGGAACCGGCCCGTTCATCTTGAAGGAGTACAGGCCGGGCGAGTACGTCAGACTGGTTAAGAACCCGAATTACTGGCGGCTTACCAAGTGAAGGTAGAGTAGGCTGAGCTCCCGGAATCGGGGGATAGGCTCACGGCTCAGTGGACCGCCGCACCGGGGCATCGTCCCCNNNNNNNNNNTTTCAGGGCCTATATACTGAGGCGTCTCTTCTACGCACTCATCGTCTTGTTTGTGATCCTTACGTTCAACTTCGCCATCTTCCGGCTCATGCCGGGGGATGCAACGAAGATGATCATCGACCCCAATTTCACTCCCGAAGCCAAAGCGGAACTGAGAAGGCAGTATGGCTTGGACGATCCCCCTTT from the Bacillota bacterium genome contains:
- a CDS encoding ABC transporter ATP-binding protein, whose protein sequence is MQPLLSIEDFAMHYRTRAGWVQAVDGVTLTLERGQSLGLVGESGCGKTSVAMSIMRLLPYNAEVKRGRIVFNNRDVYAMREEEVRRMRWKEVSMIFQAAMNALNPVYTVGNQIVEAIVTHEPETTETQARDRVAELFDLVGIPRDRMDHYAHEYSGGMRQRAVIAMALACNPSLIIADEPTTALDVIVQDKILREMKEIRRRINMSMIYISHDVSVIAEVSDVVGVMYAGRLAEWGPADDVFKQPRHPYTFGLMMAYPSILGDKHELATIPGEPPNLVAPPPGCRFNPRCDWAIDECRETDPPLRQVETGHFIACHNPVEAPVSGGERNGGSCN
- a CDS encoding ABC transporter substrate-binding protein → MLKRARLALALILVVTLAFGASITQAQSPSYDMWGPKVDEIIMPIIKDQEAQRIAFERGDSVVLPGLTRPVDIDWVKTMPNADVTMTLGFHMFYLCFNMRTNPLDAEVVRQAVAHCVDRDNIIRTLFKGYMLPMTSFVPRVSPFYKDDVPTFPYSHAKAAEILDKAGYKLDPVTKVRIDPTTGKPMREVKILTPTYEVAATSAEIGKIIAESCQAVGLPVKPEPMDFPVMLDKLDRAEFDMYVLAWSLSKLPTSLYNFFHSSNDVEAGYNRPGIRMPALDQALEQLMYAPDLATARAGSDKAQMILAKAMPYVPLYSRPYIDAFRKDIVAGYVPMKGFGAAQARNLWTSLNIRRTAGPGGTIRWLLPEEPKNFNLCTASSAYAWEVLYRVWGSLVESDPETLEDIPWMAKKWDVGVWEPEPGKKGTVITWYLHDGIKWQDGMPFTSEDIKFTIEFLKSNKVPRYLTYTQDIVKVETPDKLTAKVYFSNVSYWHFYDADLSFLPKHIWKDVKDYKTFEPWNEPHPTVPGLTKVIGTGPFILKEYRPGEYVRLVKNPNYWRLTK
- a CDS encoding ATP-binding cassette domain-containing protein, with amino-acid sequence MAVPATESAADAILRVEDLKKYYKVGRGMFRKRFPMLHSVDGISFDVRRGEVLGLVGESGCGKTTAGRMIVRLTEPTGGRILLDGADVSDLSHAESRRFRQKVQMVFQDPYESLDPRMTIFDIVAEPLNVACIGSLDEREERVAQMLNLVGITPPATFLFRFPHELSGGQRQRVAIARALVVNPSFVVADEPTSMLDVSIRTGVMKLMAKLREDLGISYLYITHDLAVARYLCHRIAVMYLGKIVEMGPAERIIKHPVHPYTKALISAAPVPDPAVRRPVPNIRGGVGRPIDPFPRCRFYDRCPTAAKACGESDHPKLEELEPGHYVACHITPIIGGR
- a CDS encoding ABC transporter permease, giving the protein RDILAQLMFSTGREFMLGMLSALVSVVVGTIVGCVAAYYGGFTDTFFMRLADILMLFPLVPLFVVLGSMVRFGIMPFALVLGMVQGFGSITIILKAQALQVEVRPYIDAARVAGGSGFHIIRAHVIPNVLPLSFLYMMFNVTSAIPYEATLSFFGVLNIDMSWGMMIHTAEVAGYLFDFGAHWWLWLPSGVAITVFCAAFYMVGRGLDEVVNPRLRKR